TCCCCGAACAGGCGGCCGAGCGCATCCAGCCTCAGCCGCGACCCCGGAAAAGCCTGCGCGAGCAGATCGAGGCTTCCGGCCATTAGGTGACCGCCGCAGAGCGCGACCAGCAGGCCGCCGGCACCACCGGCCACCGCGGCAATGGCGATGCTGCGCCGGAACGCGGACGCGGTGCCGCTCCGCGATTCCGCCCAGGCGCCGACGCCGACCGCACCGCCGAGCAGCAGGCCCTCGACTCCGCCGGCGATGTCGCCAGGCGCGCGGCCGAGCAAGAGGTTGAACCCGTCGATGCCGAGCAGCTTGACGAGTCCGCCGACGATCATGCCGCCCAGTGCACCTCCGACAATGCTCCAGCGCGGACCACCGAAGACTTGAGCGCCGGCGATCCCGCAGCTCACGCCGGCTCCGCCCATCAGCGCCGCGGCAATGGTCAGCCACAGGAGCACGAGCAGCACCGACGCGGCCCCCGTTCCGGGCGCGAGCGGCTGCGCTGCACCGGCGAAGCCGTAGGCGAAACCGCCGATCACCCCCGCAAGGCCCGCCCCGATCGACCCGGCACCGGCGAGCAGCAGTCCATCCCGGATCGTCATTGCGCGATCGCCATCCTCTGCCTGCTCGTGCACGGCAGCCTCCGGCGCGTCTTCGACGGTCGCGACCTCAGCGATGAAGCGATAGCCATGCTTCGGCACGGTCTCGATGAACCGCGGCCGGATCGCGTCGTCGCCGAGCTGCCGCCGCAGCGTACGAATGCATTGGGTGAGCGCCTCGTCGGTCACCGGCACCCCGCGCCAGACCTGATCGAGGAAGCGGTCTTTCGAAATAAGTTTACCCGCCTCGCCGACGAGCAGGATCAACGCGTCGAGATAGCGCGCGTTGAGTTCGACCGGCACGCCTTCCTGCAAGAGCCGGCGATTACCGGGATCGAGGAGGAAGCGATCGAATTGGAAGCTGTTCGGGGCCATGGCCGGTCTGGCTAGCATGCGCCGGAAGCCGCTGTCGCCACGCCGCACCCTGCACATGTCGATTTCAGCGAAAGCTCACCACTTGCTCATGCCGATCACCCGGTCCGGCGTCCATCGGGACGATCGACAAGCATGGAGACAGAGGATGACGAGCGAATTCGATCTGGCCGCTACGCGGCGCGTGAATCCCTGGCGGCTGGCCGCCTGGAGCCTTGCAGGGTTGCTCCTGATCCTGCCGATGCTGGCGATGCGGTTCAGCGCGGAGGTGAACTGGACGACCGGCGACTTCTTGTTGGCGGGCCTGCTTCTAGGCGGCACCGGCCTGATCCTCGAACTGGCGGTGTGGCGATCGCGCGATCTCGTCTACCGGGCTGCGGCTGGGATGGCGCTTGCCGCAGCCTTCTTGATCCTGTGGGCCAATGCCGCGGTCGGCATGATCGGCGATGAGGACAATCGCTACAACCTTCTGTTCCTGGCGCCGATCGCCATCGCTCTCCTCGGCACGATCGCGAGCCGGATGCGGGCGGCTGGAATGGCCCGGACGATGCTCGCCGCAGCC
The nucleotide sequence above comes from Sphingosinicella sp. BN140058. Encoded proteins:
- a CDS encoding transcriptional regulator codes for the protein MAPNSFQFDRFLLDPGNRRLLQEGVPVELNARYLDALILLVGEAGKLISKDRFLDQVWRGVPVTDEALTQCIRTLRRQLGDDAIRPRFIETVPKHGYRFIAEVATVEDAPEAAVHEQAEDGDRAMTIRDGLLLAGAGSIGAGLAGVIGGFAYGFAGAAQPLAPGTGAASVLLVLLWLTIAAALMGGAGVSCGIAGAQVFGGPRWSIVGGALGGMIVGGLVKLLGIDGFNLLLGRAPGDIAGGVEGLLLGGAVGVGAWAESRSGTASAFRRSIAIAAVAGGAGGLLVALCGGHLMAGSLDLLAQAFPGSRLRLDALGRLFGESGFGTIARVVTATGEGALFGAGIVGAMALARRNLGCA